In Bos mutus isolate GX-2022 chromosome 10, NWIPB_WYAK_1.1, whole genome shotgun sequence, a single window of DNA contains:
- the OR10G3 gene encoding olfactory receptor 10G3: MERINSTLLTEFILTGIPYPPQLRTFLFGFFLLIYILTQLGNLLILITVCVDPQLHARPMYIFLGILSIIDMGISSIIVPRLMMNFTLGFKPIPYGGCVAQLYFYHFLGSTQCFLYTLMAYDRYLAICRPLHYPMLMNAKLSTLLVAGAWAAGSMHGALQAILTFHLPYCGPNQVDYFFCDIPAVLRLACADTSVNELVTFVDIGVVVASCFSLILLSYIQIIQAILRIRTADGRRRAFSTCGAHVTMVTVYYVPCAFIYLRPETNSPLDGAAALFPTAITPFLNPLIYTLRNQEVKLALKRMIGDPGTKSEV, encoded by the coding sequence ATGGAAAGGATCAATAGCACATTGTTGACTGAGTTCATTCTGACAGGAATTCCCTACCCACCTCAGCTAAGGACGTTTCTCTTTGGGTTCTTCCTGCTGATCTACATCCTGACTCAGCTGGGAAACCTTCTCATTCTAATCACTGTCTGTGTAGACCCACAGCTCCATGCCCGTCCCATGTACATCTTCCTTGGTATTCTCTCCATCATTGACATGGGCATCTCCTCTATCATTGTCCCTCGCCTCATGATGAACTTCACTTTAGGCTTCAAACCTATCCCATATGGTGGCTGTGTCGCTCAACTCTATTTCTATCACTTTCTGGGCTCCACCCAGTGCTTCCTCTACACCTTGATGGCCTACGATCGGTATCTGGCAATATGCCGGCCCCTGCACTACCCCATGCTCATGAATGCTAAGCTGAGTACCTTGCTTGTGGCTGGAGCTTGGGCGGCAGGATCCAtgcatggggctctccaggccaTCCTAACCTTCCATCTGCCCTACTGTGGGCCCAACCAGGTAGATTACTTCTTCTGTGACATCCCTGCAGTTCTGAGACTGGCCTGTGCTGATACATCAGTCAATGAGCTTGTGACCTTTGTGGACATTGGGGTGGTAGTTGCCAGTTGCTTCTCGCTGATCCTCCTCTCCTACATACAGATTATTCAGGCCATCCTGAGAATCCGCACAGCTGATGGGCGGCGCCGCGCCTTTTCAACCTGTGGAGCCCATGTAACCATGGTAACTGTGTACTATGTGCCGTGTGCCTTCATCTACCTGAGGCCTGAAACCAACAGCCCCCTGGATGGGGCAGCTGCCCTCTTCCCCACAGCCATCACTCCTTTCCTCAACCCCCTCATCTACACTCTGCGGAACCAAGAGGTGAAGCTGGCCCTGAAGAGAATGATAGGTGACCCAGGGACTAAGAGTGAGGTTTGA
- the LOC102267607 gene encoding olfactory receptor 10G2: MGKTSNTSLDTVVTDFILLGLSHPLRLRILLFLLFFIIYILTQLGNLLILLTVWADPKLHTRPMYILLGVLSFLDMWLSSVIVPRIILNFTPASKRLPFGGCVAQLYFFHFLGSTQCFLYTLMAYDRYLAICQPLRYPTLMNGRLCTILVAGAWVAGSVHGSIQATLTFRLPYCGPNQVDYFFCDIPAVLRLACADTTVNELVTFVDIGVVAASCFMLILLSYANIVHAILQIHTADGRCRAFSTCGSHLTVVTVYYVPCIFIYLRAGSKSPLDGAVAVFYTVVTPLLNPLIYTLRNQEVKSALKRLASGRGAGSENK, from the coding sequence atgggaaagactagcaacaCATCCCTGGACACTGTGGTGACAGATTTCATTCTCCTGGGCTTATCTCACCCCCTGAGGCTGAGGATTctcctcttcttgctcttcttcatCATTTACATCCTGACTCAGCTGGGCAACCTCCTCATTTTGCTCACTGTGTGGGCTGACCCAAAGCTCCACACTCGCCCCATGTACATTCTCCTGGGCGTGCTCTCATTCCTGGACATGTGGCTCTCCTCTGTCATCGTTCCTCGGATTATTCTAAACTTTACTCCCGCCAGCAAGAGACTCCCTTTTGGCGGCTGTGTGGCTCAactgtatttctttcatttcctggGCAGCACTCAGTGCTTCCTCTACACCTTGATGGCCTATGACAGGTACCTGGCAATATGCCAGCCCCTGCGCTACCCCACGCTCATGAATGGGAGGTTATGCACCATCCTTGTGGCTGGAGCTTGGGTGGCTGGCTCTGTTCATGGGTCCATCCAGGCCACCCTGACATTCCGTCTGCCCTACTGTGGGCCCAACCAGGTGGATTATTTTTTCTGTGACATCCCTGCAGTATTGAGACTGGCCTGTGCAGACACAACTGTCAATGAGCTTGTGACTTTTGTGGACATTGGGGTAGTGGCCGCCAGTTGCTTCATGTTAATTCTGCTCTCCTATGCCAACATAGTCCATGCCATCCTGCAGATTCACACTGCTGATGGGCGGTGCcgagccttctccacctgtggctcCCACCTAACCGTGGTCACAGTCTACTATGTCCCCTGTATTTTCATCTACCTTCGGGCTGGctccaagagtcccttggatggggCAGTGGCTGTGTTTTACACTGTTGTCACTCCATTACTGAACCCCCTCATCTACACACTGAGGAACCAGGAAGTGAAGTCCGCTCTGAAGAGACTAGCCTCAGGTAGAGGGGCTGGGAGTGAAAATAAGTAA
- the LOC102267313 gene encoding olfactory receptor 10G2 isoform X2 — MERFNHTVVTDFILLGLSHPPRLRILLFLLFFIIYILTQLGNLLILLTVWADPKLHTRPMYILLGVLSFLDMWLSSVIVPRLILDFTLASKRIPFGGCVAQLYFFHFLGSTQCFLYTLMAYDRYLAICQPLRYPTLMNGRLCTILVAGAWVAGSVHGSIQATLTFRLPYCGPNQVDYFICDIPAVLRLACADTTVNELVTFVDIGVVAASCFMLILLSYANIVHAILQIHTADGRRRAFSTCGSHLTVVTVYYVPCIFIYLRAGSKSPLDGAVAVFYTVVTPLLNPLIYTLRNQEVKSALKRLASGRGAGSENK, encoded by the exons ATGGAGAGATTTAATC ACACTGTGGTGACAGATTTCATTCTCCTGGGCTTATCTCACCCCCCGAGGCTGAGGATTctcctcttcttgctcttcttcatCATTTACATCCTGACACAGCTGGGCAACCTCCTCATTTTGCTCACTGTGTGGGCTGACCCAAAGCTCCACACTCGCCCCATGTACATTCTCCTGGGCGTGCTCTCATTCCTGGACATGTGGCTCTCCTCTGTCATCGTTCCTCGGCTAATATTGGATTTTACTCTCGCCAGCAAGAGAATCCCATTTGGTGGCTGTGTGGCtcaactgtatttttttcatttcttgggcAGCACTCAGTGCTTCCTCTACACCTTGATGGCCTATGACAGGTACCTGGCAATATGCCAGCCCCTGCGCTACCCCACGCTCATGAATGGGAGGTTATGCACCATCCTTGTGGCTGGAGCTTGGGTGGCTGGCTCTGTTCATGGGTCCATCCAGGCCACCCTGACATTCCGCCTGCCCTACTGTGGGCCCAACCAGGTGGATTACTTTATCTGTGACATCCCTGCAGTATTGAGACTGGCCTGTGCAGACACAACTGTCAATGAGCTTGTGACTTTTGTGGACATTGGGGTCGTGGCCGCCAGTTGCTTCATGTTAATTCTGCTCTCCTATGCCAACATAGTCCATGCCATCCTGCAGATACACACTGCTGATGGGCGGCGCcgagccttctccacctgtggctcCCATCTAACCGTGGTCACAGTCTACTATGTCCCCTGTATTTTCATCTACCTTCGGGCTGGCTCCAAGAGTCCCCTGGATGGGGCAGTGGCTGTGTTTTACACTGTTGTCACTCCATTACTGAACCCCCTCATCTACACACTGAGGAACCAGGAAGTGAAGTCCGCTCTGAAGAGACTAGCCTCAGGTAGAGGGGCTGGGAGTGAAAATAAGTAA
- the LOC102267313 gene encoding olfactory receptor 10G2 isoform X1: MGKTSNTSLDTVVTDFILLGLSHPPRLRILLFLLFFIIYILTQLGNLLILLTVWADPKLHTRPMYILLGVLSFLDMWLSSVIVPRLILDFTLASKRIPFGGCVAQLYFFHFLGSTQCFLYTLMAYDRYLAICQPLRYPTLMNGRLCTILVAGAWVAGSVHGSIQATLTFRLPYCGPNQVDYFICDIPAVLRLACADTTVNELVTFVDIGVVAASCFMLILLSYANIVHAILQIHTADGRRRAFSTCGSHLTVVTVYYVPCIFIYLRAGSKSPLDGAVAVFYTVVTPLLNPLIYTLRNQEVKSALKRLASGRGAGSENK; the protein is encoded by the coding sequence atgggaaagactagcaacaCATCCCTGGACACTGTGGTGACAGATTTCATTCTCCTGGGCTTATCTCACCCCCCGAGGCTGAGGATTctcctcttcttgctcttcttcatCATTTACATCCTGACACAGCTGGGCAACCTCCTCATTTTGCTCACTGTGTGGGCTGACCCAAAGCTCCACACTCGCCCCATGTACATTCTCCTGGGCGTGCTCTCATTCCTGGACATGTGGCTCTCCTCTGTCATCGTTCCTCGGCTAATATTGGATTTTACTCTCGCCAGCAAGAGAATCCCATTTGGTGGCTGTGTGGCtcaactgtatttttttcatttcttgggcAGCACTCAGTGCTTCCTCTACACCTTGATGGCCTATGACAGGTACCTGGCAATATGCCAGCCCCTGCGCTACCCCACGCTCATGAATGGGAGGTTATGCACCATCCTTGTGGCTGGAGCTTGGGTGGCTGGCTCTGTTCATGGGTCCATCCAGGCCACCCTGACATTCCGCCTGCCCTACTGTGGGCCCAACCAGGTGGATTACTTTATCTGTGACATCCCTGCAGTATTGAGACTGGCCTGTGCAGACACAACTGTCAATGAGCTTGTGACTTTTGTGGACATTGGGGTCGTGGCCGCCAGTTGCTTCATGTTAATTCTGCTCTCCTATGCCAACATAGTCCATGCCATCCTGCAGATACACACTGCTGATGGGCGGCGCcgagccttctccacctgtggctcCCATCTAACCGTGGTCACAGTCTACTATGTCCCCTGTATTTTCATCTACCTTCGGGCTGGCTCCAAGAGTCCCCTGGATGGGGCAGTGGCTGTGTTTTACACTGTTGTCACTCCATTACTGAACCCCCTCATCTACACACTGAGGAACCAGGAAGTGAAGTCCGCTCTGAAGAGACTAGCCTCAGGTAGAGGGGCTGGGAGTGAAAATAAGTAA